One Actinospica robiniae DSM 44927 genomic region harbors:
- a CDS encoding MaoC family dehydratase, with amino-acid sequence MSPVALQATSLKGMVGEQIGTSEWVTIEQDRIDKFAEATGDHQWIHVDPARAADGPFGSTIAHGFLTLSLIPALAWEVYTIEGARLSINYGLNKLRFISPVKVGSRVRAHLALTGVEDVPGDALQVATTVTIELEGAEKPAAVAETLSRIYL; translated from the coding sequence ATGAGTCCTGTTGCACTGCAGGCGACTTCGCTCAAGGGCATGGTCGGCGAGCAGATCGGCACCAGCGAGTGGGTGACCATCGAGCAGGATCGGATCGACAAGTTCGCCGAGGCCACCGGCGACCACCAGTGGATCCACGTCGACCCCGCGCGCGCCGCGGACGGCCCGTTCGGTTCCACCATCGCGCACGGATTCCTCACCCTGTCGCTGATCCCGGCGCTGGCCTGGGAGGTCTACACGATCGAGGGCGCACGCCTGTCGATCAACTACGGCCTGAACAAGCTGCGCTTCATCAGCCCGGTCAAGGTCGGCTCGCGGGTCCGTGCGCACCTCGCCCTCACCGGCGTCGAGGACGTGCCCGGCGACGCGCTGCAGGTGGCCACGACGGTGACCATAGAGCTCGAGGGCGCGGAAAAGCCCGCGGCAGTAGCCGAAACGCTCTCGCGGATTTATCTTTAG
- a CDS encoding glucose 1-dehydrogenase: MGHRFEGKVAIVTGAAQGIGAAIARRLASEGAAVAVADLTAERGAETVEAIVKDGGRAVAFGADVSQTPEVQGLVAAVVAEFGRVDVLVNNAGITKDNLLFKMTDEDWDAVINVNLRSAFLMSRECQKHFVKQKYGKIVSLSSRSALGNRGQANYAASKAGVMGLTATLAIELGPYGVNVNAVAPGYIATAMTDATARRVGLDPEELKKLAADQTPVRRVGEPEDIAATVAFLAADESSFISGQTIQVNGGANR, encoded by the coding sequence ATGGGACACCGGTTCGAGGGCAAGGTGGCCATCGTCACCGGCGCCGCGCAGGGCATCGGCGCCGCGATCGCCCGCCGCCTGGCCTCGGAGGGCGCGGCCGTGGCCGTGGCCGACCTGACCGCCGAGCGCGGCGCGGAGACGGTCGAGGCGATCGTCAAGGACGGCGGCCGGGCCGTGGCCTTCGGCGCCGACGTCTCGCAGACCCCTGAGGTCCAGGGCCTGGTCGCGGCCGTGGTCGCCGAGTTCGGCCGGGTCGACGTGCTGGTCAACAACGCCGGCATCACCAAGGACAACCTGCTGTTCAAGATGACCGACGAGGACTGGGACGCGGTCATCAACGTCAACCTGCGCAGCGCGTTCCTGATGAGCCGCGAGTGCCAGAAGCACTTCGTGAAGCAGAAGTACGGCAAGATCGTCTCGCTCTCCTCCCGTTCCGCGCTGGGCAACCGCGGCCAGGCCAACTACGCCGCGTCCAAGGCCGGTGTCATGGGCCTGACCGCGACGCTGGCGATCGAGCTCGGCCCCTACGGCGTCAACGTCAACGCGGTCGCCCCCGGCTACATCGCCACGGCCATGACCGACGCCACCGCGCGCCGCGTCGGCCTGGACCCGGAGGAGCTCAAGAAGCTGGCCGCGGATCAGACCCCGGTGCGCCGCGTCGGCGAGCCCGAGGACATCGCCGCCACCGTCGCGTTCCTCGCCGCGGACGAGTCCTCGTTCATCTCGGGCCAGACGATCCAGGTGAACGGGGGCGCGAACCGATGA
- a CDS encoding IS3 family transposase (programmed frameshift) → MSKPYPQDLRDRAVRLVLETKDQYPSEHAAIKSIAAKLGIGTAQTLTNWVRRAEVDAGARPGVTTAEAEEIKRLKRENAELKRANEILKAAAKFLRGRARPATHTLVAFIDEHRDRFGGVEPICTALTAHGCSIDPSTYYHFKKRPASARAVRDGELKALIARVHSENFGVYGARKVWREINRRGQEVARCTVERLMRELGLSGAVRGKKVRTTVPDPSAERAPDLVQRNFVAPAPNRCWVADFTYVQAYGGTVYVAFVVDTFSRRIVGWSAATSKATPLVLGALEMGLWQRDRAGQDREGLIHHSDAGSQYTSFRLAAHLAGENIAASIGTVGDALDNALMESTIGLYKTELINRRGPWRTLTDVELGTAEWIDWYNNTRLHGEIGHVPPVEYETEFYLTQSKPQLEPQP, encoded by the exons ATGAGCAAGCCATACCCACAAGATCTCCGTGACCGGGCCGTGCGCCTGGTGCTGGAGACGAAGGACCAGTACCCCTCCGAGCACGCGGCGATCAAGTCGATCGCGGCGAAGCTCGGGATCGGCACCGCCCAGACGCTGACGAACTGGGTGCGCCGGGCCGAGGTCGACGCCGGTGCCCGCCCGGGCGTCACGACGGCGGAGGCCGAGGAGATCAAGCGGCTCAAGCGGGAGAACGCGGAGCTCAAGCGAGCAAACGAGATCCTCAAGGCGGCGGCGA AGTTTCTTCGCGGCCGAGCTCGACCGGCCACACACACGCTCGTAGCGTTCATCGACGAGCACCGGGACCGCTTCGGCGGAGTCGAGCCGATCTGCACCGCGCTGACCGCGCACGGCTGCAGTATCGATCCCAGCACGTACTACCACTTCAAGAAGCGCCCGGCCTCGGCGCGCGCCGTGCGCGACGGCGAGCTCAAGGCGCTGATCGCCCGCGTCCACAGCGAGAACTTCGGCGTCTACGGCGCCCGCAAGGTCTGGCGGGAGATCAACCGCCGCGGCCAGGAGGTGGCCCGGTGCACCGTCGAGCGCCTCATGCGCGAGCTGGGCCTGTCTGGCGCGGTGCGCGGGAAGAAGGTGCGCACCACCGTGCCCGACCCGTCCGCCGAGCGAGCCCCGGACCTGGTCCAGCGCAACTTCGTCGCCCCCGCGCCGAACCGCTGCTGGGTAGCCGACTTCACGTATGTACAAGCCTACGGTGGGACCGTCTACGTCGCCTTCGTCGTCGACACCTTCTCCCGCCGCATCGTCGGGTGGTCCGCCGCGACCTCGAAGGCGACACCGCTCGTGCTCGGCGCCCTGGAGATGGGGCTGTGGCAGCGCGACCGCGCCGGCCAGGACCGGGAAGGTTTGATCCATCACAGCGACGCGGGTTCTCAATATACGAGTTTCCGTCTCGCGGCCCATCTGGCCGGCGAGAACATCGCCGCCTCGATCGGCACGGTGGGCGACGCCCTCGACAACGCCCTGATGGAGTCGACCATCGGCCTGTACAAGACCGAGCTGATCAACCGGCGCGGCCCCTGGCGCACCCTGACCGACGTCGAACTGGGCACCGCCGAGTGGATCGACTGGTACAACAACACCCGGCTGCACGGTGAGATAGGTCACGTCCCACCCGTAGAGTACGAGACAGAGTTCTACCTCACACAGTCAAAACCGCAGTTGGAACCCCAGCCATAG
- a CDS encoding long-chain-fatty-acid--CoA ligase gives MTLSLAAVLAEPAWRTPDKTAVIQGAEALSYAELWEQARAQAAALIGLGVQPGDRVALMAPNVLDFPRTYYAVLAAGGVVVPVHMLLTPEEISYILRDSGAKVLIAHAIRAEDAIKAAALAEIPVRIVGPVPAEAPVPKLADDVAGVKPLQTYISRMPEDPCVVIYTSGTTGKPKGAVLTNLNMVMNATINGFDCLNTLKSDISLGCLPLFHIFGQTVSMNTIFRVGATVVFQPRFEPDEAIELMLEHGVNTFHGVPQMYLALVQAAKQRKAAGRERLPQLKIAVSGGASLPAAVLEAFNEIFDADVLEGYGLSETSPTATVNQPALGTRAGTVGHAVWGVEVEIAKAEVEGRIELVERGELGEVVIRGHNVFAGYLGNDEATAAAICDGWFRTGDLGTKSADGFVSIVDRKKDMVLRGGFNVYPREVEETLLRHPAVRDVAVIGLADEVHGEEICACVILQDGHELTAEELISWSKEYLAKYKYPRRVEFLTEFPLGPSMKVLKRELRDRFS, from the coding sequence ATGACGCTCTCCCTCGCCGCGGTGCTCGCGGAACCGGCTTGGCGGACGCCGGACAAGACCGCCGTGATCCAGGGGGCCGAGGCCCTGTCCTACGCCGAGCTGTGGGAGCAAGCCCGCGCCCAGGCCGCCGCGCTGATCGGACTCGGCGTGCAGCCGGGCGACCGGGTGGCGCTGATGGCGCCGAACGTGCTCGATTTCCCGCGCACGTACTACGCGGTGCTGGCCGCGGGCGGCGTCGTGGTGCCGGTGCACATGCTGCTGACGCCGGAGGAGATCTCTTACATACTCCGCGACAGCGGCGCGAAGGTCCTGATCGCACACGCGATCCGGGCCGAGGACGCGATCAAGGCAGCCGCGCTGGCCGAGATCCCGGTGCGCATCGTGGGCCCCGTCCCGGCCGAGGCACCGGTGCCGAAGCTGGCCGACGACGTCGCCGGTGTGAAGCCGCTGCAGACCTACATCTCGCGGATGCCCGAGGACCCGTGCGTGGTCATCTACACCTCGGGCACCACCGGCAAGCCCAAGGGCGCGGTCCTCACCAACCTCAACATGGTGATGAACGCGACGATCAACGGCTTCGACTGCCTCAACACCCTGAAGTCGGACATCTCGCTCGGCTGCCTGCCGTTGTTCCACATCTTCGGCCAGACCGTCTCCATGAACACGATCTTCCGCGTCGGCGCGACGGTGGTCTTCCAGCCCCGCTTCGAGCCCGACGAGGCGATAGAGCTCATGCTCGAGCACGGCGTGAACACCTTCCACGGCGTGCCGCAGATGTATCTGGCCCTGGTCCAGGCGGCGAAGCAGCGCAAGGCGGCCGGCCGGGAGCGGCTGCCGCAGCTGAAGATCGCGGTCTCCGGCGGCGCTTCGCTGCCGGCCGCGGTACTGGAGGCTTTCAACGAGATCTTCGACGCCGACGTCCTGGAGGGCTACGGCCTGTCCGAGACCTCGCCGACGGCCACCGTCAACCAGCCCGCGCTCGGCACGCGGGCCGGCACGGTCGGCCACGCGGTCTGGGGCGTGGAGGTGGAGATCGCCAAGGCCGAGGTCGAAGGCCGGATCGAGCTGGTCGAGCGCGGCGAGCTCGGCGAGGTGGTGATCCGCGGCCACAACGTGTTCGCGGGCTACCTGGGCAACGACGAGGCGACCGCCGCCGCCATATGTGACGGTTGGTTCCGCACCGGCGACCTCGGCACCAAGTCCGCCGACGGCTTCGTGAGCATCGTGGACCGCAAGAAGGACATGGTGCTGCGCGGCGGCTTCAACGTCTATCCGCGCGAGGTGGAGGAGACGTTGCTGCGCCACCCCGCCGTCAGGGACGTAGCCGTGATCGGCCTGGCCGACGAGGTACACGGCGAGGAGATCTGCGCCTGCGTCATCCTGCAGGACGGGCACGAGCTGACCGCCGAGGAACTGATCAGCTGGTCCAAGGAGTACCTCGCCAAATACAAGTACCCGCGTCGGGTCGAGTTCCTGACGGAGTTCCCGTTGGGCCCGTCGATGAAAGTGCTCAAGCGGGAACTGCGCGACCGATTCAGCTGA